The following proteins are encoded in a genomic region of Musa acuminata AAA Group cultivar baxijiao chromosome BXJ2-11, Cavendish_Baxijiao_AAA, whole genome shotgun sequence:
- the LOC135627418 gene encoding probable polygalacturonase isoform X1 produces the protein MIRRQIFIRRLFCFLAWFNLNVLFLFLYFFLFFFRLNCLSIQGKKLEGDLRSPTQKPPSAPRWFSSPDDHMYSREKPAEVVLLLLAIAVVVQGNGRGGDGYCNHKRGPTPRPHSVTITEFGAVGDGVTSNTLAFQNAVFYLRSFADKGGAQLYVPKGRWLTGSFNLTSHLTLFLDKDAVIIGSQDASHWPVVEPLPSYGQGIDLPGPRHRSLINGYNLTDIVITGDNGTIDGQGSVWWEWFHSQTLNYSRPHLLELVSSSDIVISNLTFLNPPAWSIHPVYSSNVEIQNVKIHCSSASSYTNGIVPDSCSNCCILDCSISVGHDAIALKSGWDNYGISFNRPSSNIHINNVHLQTSLGSALAFGSEMSGGISDIQVEQLHIHDSFTGIKFKTTRGRGGYIEDIIISDVEMENVHEAFQITGHCGAHPDDQYDPDALPMIKQITIKDVVGTNISIAGSLSGMDHGPFSAICLANISLSVTSGASNSWICSNVSGFSESVVPQPCSDLSSNSSLSCFSLENFNALVDFQ, from the exons ATGATTAGGAGGCAAATATTTATTAGAAGATTATTTTGCTTCTTGGCATGGTTTAATTtaaatgtcctcttcctctttctttacttcttcctcttcttcttcagacTAAATTGTCTGAGCATCCAAGGCAAGAAGTTGGAAGGCGATTTAAGGAGTCCAACCCAGAAGCCACCCTCTGCTCCTCGTTGGTTCTCGTCACCAGATGATCACATGTACTCTCGGGAGAAGCCGGCG GAAGTAGTGCTTTTACTTCTGGCAATTGCCGTTGTCGTCCAAGGCAATGGAAGGGGTGGTGATGGCTATTGCAATCACAAGCGCGGTCCAACGCCAAGACCACACAGTGTCACCATTACAGAGTTTGGGGCAGTGGGAGATGGAGTGACCTCCAACACTCTGGCCTTTCAGAATGCAGTTTTCTATTTGCGATCATTTGCCGACAAGGGTGGTGCTCAGCTGTATGTTCCTAAAGGGAGATGGCTGACAGGAAGTTTCAACCTAACCAGTCACCTCACCTTGTTCCTGGACAAAGATGCTGTTATAATTGGCAGTCAG GATGCATCTCACTGGCCTGTTGTTGAGCCTTTGCCGTCTTATGGACAAGGGATAGACCTTCCTGGTCCGAGGCATCGCAGCTTGATAAATGGATACAACTTGACGGACATAGTGATAACAG GTGATAATGGGACTATTGATGGACAGGGTTCTGTCTGGTGGGAGTGGTTCCACTCCCAGACCTTGAATTACAGTCGTCCTCATCTTCTTGAACTTGTGAGTTCCAGTGACATTGTGATCTCAAATTTAACTTTCTTGAATCCCCCTGCCTGGAGTATCCATCCAGTCTATTCTAG CAATGTGGAGATCCAGAACGTCAAAATCCATTGTTCATCTGCTTCTTCATATACTAATGGTATAGTACCAG ATTCATGCTCGAATTGCTGCATCCTAGATTGCAGCATCAGTGTTGGACATGATGCCATTGCTCTGAAGAGTGGTTGGGACAACTATGGTATCTCTTTCAACAGACCTTCCTCAAACATTCACATCAACAATGTCCATCTGCAGACGTCCCTCGGTTCAGCACTTGCTTTCGGCAGTGAGATGTCGGGCGGGATCTCAGACATACAAGTCGAGCAACTCCATATCCATGATTCTTTCACTGGTATAAAATTCAAGACCACCCGTGGACGAGGTGGCTACATCGAAGATATTATCATATCAGATGTGGAAATGGAAAATGTTCACGAAGCATTTCAAATCACGGGCCATTGTGGTGCACATCCTGATGACCAATATGATCCAGATGCTCTCCCGATGATCAAGCAGATCACCATAAAAGATGTGGTCGGCACCAATATCTCGATCGCTGGATCTCTTTCAGGAATGGATCATGGTCCCTTCAGTGCCATCTGCCTTGCAAACATCAGTTTGTCTGTCACCTCAGGTGCTTCcaattcttggatttgttccaatGTTTCTGGATTCTCTGAATCAGTCGTTCCACAACCATGCTCTGATCTGAGTTCGAATTCTTCTCTCTCCTGCTTTTCCCTCGAAAACTTCAATGCTCTTGTGGATTTCCAATAA
- the LOC135627418 gene encoding probable polygalacturonase isoform X3 → MITCTLGRSRRWVCIWEVVLLLLAIAVVVQGNGRGGDGYCNHKRGPTPRPHSVTITEFGAVGDGVTSNTLAFQNAVFYLRSFADKGGAQLYVPKGRWLTGSFNLTSHLTLFLDKDAVIIGSQDASHWPVVEPLPSYGQGIDLPGPRHRSLINGYNLTDIVITGDNGTIDGQGSVWWEWFHSQTLNYSRPHLLELVSSSDIVISNLTFLNPPAWSIHPVYSSNVEIQNVKIHCSSASSYTNGIVPDSCSNCCILDCSISVGHDAIALKSGWDNYGISFNRPSSNIHINNVHLQTSLGSALAFGSEMSGGISDIQVEQLHIHDSFTGIKFKTTRGRGGYIEDIIISDVEMENVHEAFQITGHCGAHPDDQYDPDALPMIKQITIKDVVGTNISIAGSLSGMDHGPFSAICLANISLSVTSGASNSWICSNVSGFSESVVPQPCSDLSSNSSLSCFSLENFNALVDFQ, encoded by the exons ATGATCACATGTACTCTCGGGAGAAGCCGGCGGTGGGTCTGCATCTGG GAAGTAGTGCTTTTACTTCTGGCAATTGCCGTTGTCGTCCAAGGCAATGGAAGGGGTGGTGATGGCTATTGCAATCACAAGCGCGGTCCAACGCCAAGACCACACAGTGTCACCATTACAGAGTTTGGGGCAGTGGGAGATGGAGTGACCTCCAACACTCTGGCCTTTCAGAATGCAGTTTTCTATTTGCGATCATTTGCCGACAAGGGTGGTGCTCAGCTGTATGTTCCTAAAGGGAGATGGCTGACAGGAAGTTTCAACCTAACCAGTCACCTCACCTTGTTCCTGGACAAAGATGCTGTTATAATTGGCAGTCAG GATGCATCTCACTGGCCTGTTGTTGAGCCTTTGCCGTCTTATGGACAAGGGATAGACCTTCCTGGTCCGAGGCATCGCAGCTTGATAAATGGATACAACTTGACGGACATAGTGATAACAG GTGATAATGGGACTATTGATGGACAGGGTTCTGTCTGGTGGGAGTGGTTCCACTCCCAGACCTTGAATTACAGTCGTCCTCATCTTCTTGAACTTGTGAGTTCCAGTGACATTGTGATCTCAAATTTAACTTTCTTGAATCCCCCTGCCTGGAGTATCCATCCAGTCTATTCTAG CAATGTGGAGATCCAGAACGTCAAAATCCATTGTTCATCTGCTTCTTCATATACTAATGGTATAGTACCAG ATTCATGCTCGAATTGCTGCATCCTAGATTGCAGCATCAGTGTTGGACATGATGCCATTGCTCTGAAGAGTGGTTGGGACAACTATGGTATCTCTTTCAACAGACCTTCCTCAAACATTCACATCAACAATGTCCATCTGCAGACGTCCCTCGGTTCAGCACTTGCTTTCGGCAGTGAGATGTCGGGCGGGATCTCAGACATACAAGTCGAGCAACTCCATATCCATGATTCTTTCACTGGTATAAAATTCAAGACCACCCGTGGACGAGGTGGCTACATCGAAGATATTATCATATCAGATGTGGAAATGGAAAATGTTCACGAAGCATTTCAAATCACGGGCCATTGTGGTGCACATCCTGATGACCAATATGATCCAGATGCTCTCCCGATGATCAAGCAGATCACCATAAAAGATGTGGTCGGCACCAATATCTCGATCGCTGGATCTCTTTCAGGAATGGATCATGGTCCCTTCAGTGCCATCTGCCTTGCAAACATCAGTTTGTCTGTCACCTCAGGTGCTTCcaattcttggatttgttccaatGTTTCTGGATTCTCTGAATCAGTCGTTCCACAACCATGCTCTGATCTGAGTTCGAATTCTTCTCTCTCCTGCTTTTCCCTCGAAAACTTCAATGCTCTTGTGGATTTCCAATAA
- the LOC135627418 gene encoding probable polygalacturonase isoform X4 encodes MGLMKRLEVVLLLLAIAVVVQGNGRGGDGYCNHKRGPTPRPHSVTITEFGAVGDGVTSNTLAFQNAVFYLRSFADKGGAQLYVPKGRWLTGSFNLTSHLTLFLDKDAVIIGSQDASHWPVVEPLPSYGQGIDLPGPRHRSLINGYNLTDIVITGDNGTIDGQGSVWWEWFHSQTLNYSRPHLLELVSSSDIVISNLTFLNPPAWSIHPVYSSNVEIQNVKIHCSSASSYTNGIVPDSCSNCCILDCSISVGHDAIALKSGWDNYGISFNRPSSNIHINNVHLQTSLGSALAFGSEMSGGISDIQVEQLHIHDSFTGIKFKTTRGRGGYIEDIIISDVEMENVHEAFQITGHCGAHPDDQYDPDALPMIKQITIKDVVGTNISIAGSLSGMDHGPFSAICLANISLSVTSGASNSWICSNVSGFSESVVPQPCSDLSSNSSLSCFSLENFNALVDFQ; translated from the exons ATGGGTCTCATGAAGAGGCTC GAAGTAGTGCTTTTACTTCTGGCAATTGCCGTTGTCGTCCAAGGCAATGGAAGGGGTGGTGATGGCTATTGCAATCACAAGCGCGGTCCAACGCCAAGACCACACAGTGTCACCATTACAGAGTTTGGGGCAGTGGGAGATGGAGTGACCTCCAACACTCTGGCCTTTCAGAATGCAGTTTTCTATTTGCGATCATTTGCCGACAAGGGTGGTGCTCAGCTGTATGTTCCTAAAGGGAGATGGCTGACAGGAAGTTTCAACCTAACCAGTCACCTCACCTTGTTCCTGGACAAAGATGCTGTTATAATTGGCAGTCAG GATGCATCTCACTGGCCTGTTGTTGAGCCTTTGCCGTCTTATGGACAAGGGATAGACCTTCCTGGTCCGAGGCATCGCAGCTTGATAAATGGATACAACTTGACGGACATAGTGATAACAG GTGATAATGGGACTATTGATGGACAGGGTTCTGTCTGGTGGGAGTGGTTCCACTCCCAGACCTTGAATTACAGTCGTCCTCATCTTCTTGAACTTGTGAGTTCCAGTGACATTGTGATCTCAAATTTAACTTTCTTGAATCCCCCTGCCTGGAGTATCCATCCAGTCTATTCTAG CAATGTGGAGATCCAGAACGTCAAAATCCATTGTTCATCTGCTTCTTCATATACTAATGGTATAGTACCAG ATTCATGCTCGAATTGCTGCATCCTAGATTGCAGCATCAGTGTTGGACATGATGCCATTGCTCTGAAGAGTGGTTGGGACAACTATGGTATCTCTTTCAACAGACCTTCCTCAAACATTCACATCAACAATGTCCATCTGCAGACGTCCCTCGGTTCAGCACTTGCTTTCGGCAGTGAGATGTCGGGCGGGATCTCAGACATACAAGTCGAGCAACTCCATATCCATGATTCTTTCACTGGTATAAAATTCAAGACCACCCGTGGACGAGGTGGCTACATCGAAGATATTATCATATCAGATGTGGAAATGGAAAATGTTCACGAAGCATTTCAAATCACGGGCCATTGTGGTGCACATCCTGATGACCAATATGATCCAGATGCTCTCCCGATGATCAAGCAGATCACCATAAAAGATGTGGTCGGCACCAATATCTCGATCGCTGGATCTCTTTCAGGAATGGATCATGGTCCCTTCAGTGCCATCTGCCTTGCAAACATCAGTTTGTCTGTCACCTCAGGTGCTTCcaattcttggatttgttccaatGTTTCTGGATTCTCTGAATCAGTCGTTCCACAACCATGCTCTGATCTGAGTTCGAATTCTTCTCTCTCCTGCTTTTCCCTCGAAAACTTCAATGCTCTTGTGGATTTCCAATAA
- the LOC135627418 gene encoding probable polygalacturonase isoform X2 encodes MGIGSVFDELDKCDMNYGLCLRYLHLLTSVNEILLFICSKSSGGDFVMHTHQCTNWIVLDSLSDGLPFIEVVLLLLAIAVVVQGNGRGGDGYCNHKRGPTPRPHSVTITEFGAVGDGVTSNTLAFQNAVFYLRSFADKGGAQLYVPKGRWLTGSFNLTSHLTLFLDKDAVIIGSQDASHWPVVEPLPSYGQGIDLPGPRHRSLINGYNLTDIVITGDNGTIDGQGSVWWEWFHSQTLNYSRPHLLELVSSSDIVISNLTFLNPPAWSIHPVYSSNVEIQNVKIHCSSASSYTNGIVPDSCSNCCILDCSISVGHDAIALKSGWDNYGISFNRPSSNIHINNVHLQTSLGSALAFGSEMSGGISDIQVEQLHIHDSFTGIKFKTTRGRGGYIEDIIISDVEMENVHEAFQITGHCGAHPDDQYDPDALPMIKQITIKDVVGTNISIAGSLSGMDHGPFSAICLANISLSVTSGASNSWICSNVSGFSESVVPQPCSDLSSNSSLSCFSLENFNALVDFQ; translated from the exons ATGGGAATCGGAAGTGTGTTTGACGAACTGGACAAGTGTGACATGAACTATGGCCTGTGTCTTCGATACTTGCATCTACTGACATCAGTCAACGAGATTTTGCTTTTTATCTGCAGTAAATCCAGCGGCGGAGATTTTGTAATGCATACCCACCAATGTACCAATTGGATTGTCCTCGATTCATTGTCAGATGGGCTTCCCTTCATA GAAGTAGTGCTTTTACTTCTGGCAATTGCCGTTGTCGTCCAAGGCAATGGAAGGGGTGGTGATGGCTATTGCAATCACAAGCGCGGTCCAACGCCAAGACCACACAGTGTCACCATTACAGAGTTTGGGGCAGTGGGAGATGGAGTGACCTCCAACACTCTGGCCTTTCAGAATGCAGTTTTCTATTTGCGATCATTTGCCGACAAGGGTGGTGCTCAGCTGTATGTTCCTAAAGGGAGATGGCTGACAGGAAGTTTCAACCTAACCAGTCACCTCACCTTGTTCCTGGACAAAGATGCTGTTATAATTGGCAGTCAG GATGCATCTCACTGGCCTGTTGTTGAGCCTTTGCCGTCTTATGGACAAGGGATAGACCTTCCTGGTCCGAGGCATCGCAGCTTGATAAATGGATACAACTTGACGGACATAGTGATAACAG GTGATAATGGGACTATTGATGGACAGGGTTCTGTCTGGTGGGAGTGGTTCCACTCCCAGACCTTGAATTACAGTCGTCCTCATCTTCTTGAACTTGTGAGTTCCAGTGACATTGTGATCTCAAATTTAACTTTCTTGAATCCCCCTGCCTGGAGTATCCATCCAGTCTATTCTAG CAATGTGGAGATCCAGAACGTCAAAATCCATTGTTCATCTGCTTCTTCATATACTAATGGTATAGTACCAG ATTCATGCTCGAATTGCTGCATCCTAGATTGCAGCATCAGTGTTGGACATGATGCCATTGCTCTGAAGAGTGGTTGGGACAACTATGGTATCTCTTTCAACAGACCTTCCTCAAACATTCACATCAACAATGTCCATCTGCAGACGTCCCTCGGTTCAGCACTTGCTTTCGGCAGTGAGATGTCGGGCGGGATCTCAGACATACAAGTCGAGCAACTCCATATCCATGATTCTTTCACTGGTATAAAATTCAAGACCACCCGTGGACGAGGTGGCTACATCGAAGATATTATCATATCAGATGTGGAAATGGAAAATGTTCACGAAGCATTTCAAATCACGGGCCATTGTGGTGCACATCCTGATGACCAATATGATCCAGATGCTCTCCCGATGATCAAGCAGATCACCATAAAAGATGTGGTCGGCACCAATATCTCGATCGCTGGATCTCTTTCAGGAATGGATCATGGTCCCTTCAGTGCCATCTGCCTTGCAAACATCAGTTTGTCTGTCACCTCAGGTGCTTCcaattcttggatttgttccaatGTTTCTGGATTCTCTGAATCAGTCGTTCCACAACCATGCTCTGATCTGAGTTCGAATTCTTCTCTCTCCTGCTTTTCCCTCGAAAACTTCAATGCTCTTGTGGATTTCCAATAA
- the LOC135626351 gene encoding uncharacterized protein LOC135626351: MGKKKACLARRAWNLLRMALMWTAEGGALTRRLTADLVSRLKRLGEAETPYKMQLRHGERELSFDETPTFKFRMRRPRFLCITPQADDGDDEDSNMASYFARQETRGNGDEEEEAACGREQEGIDTKAEEFIKRFHQQMQLQRQMSLLQYHEMLLRGIS; the protein is encoded by the coding sequence ATGGGGAAGAAGAAAGCCTGCTTGGCTCGGCGTGCGTGGAACCTGCTGCGGATGGCCCTGATGTGGACCGCCGAGGGCGGTGCCTTGACGCGGAGGCTGACGGCCGACCTCGTCAGCCGTCTTAAGAGGCTTGGAGAAGCCGAGACGCCCTACAAGATGCAGCTCCGCCATGGGGAGCGGGAGCTGTCGTTCGACGAGACTCCCACCTTCAAGTTCAGGATGCGCCGGCCTCGCTTCCTGTGCATCACTCCGCAGGCCGACGACGGCGACGACGAGGATAGCAACATGGCGAGCTACTTCGCGCGGCAGGAGACGAGAGGCAATGGcgacgaggaagaagaggctgcgtgcGGTCGAGAGCAGGAAGGCATCGACACCAAGGCGGAGGAGTTCATAAAGAGGTTCCATCAGCAGATGCAGCTGCAACGGCAGATGTCGTTGCTGCAGTACCATGAGATGCTTCTTCGAGGCATCAGCTAA
- the LOC135626350 gene encoding protein disulfide isomerase-like 2-2, with protein MERSQIWFAVGTLTIGLLFASALADGDVVVLTEANFEKEVGQDRGALVEFYAPWCGHCKKLAPEYEKLGSSFKKAKSVVIGKVDCDEHKSLCSKYGVSGYPTIQWFPKGSLEPKKYEGPRTAEALVEFVNTEGGTNVKLATVPSNVVVLTSETFDQIVLDETKDVLVEFYAPWCGHCKHLAPTYEKVANAYKLEEEVIIANLDADKYKDLAEKYGVSGYPTLKFFPKSNKGGEDYEGGRDLDDFVKFLNEKCGTSRDANGQLTSQAGIVASLDALVKEFATASNDARKAILSQMEEEVGKLTGSSARYGKTYLKAAKSCIEKGSDYAKKEIERLQRMLEKSISASKADEFIIKKNILSTFAA; from the exons atggagagatcTCAGATCTGGTTTGCTGTCGGAACCCTAACCATAGGTCTGCTCTTTGCCTCCGCCCTCGCCGACGGCGACGTCGTCGTCCTCACTGAGGCCAACTTCGAGAAGGAGGTTGGCCAGGATCGCGGCGCCCTCGTCGAGTTCTACGCGCCTTG GTGTGGGCACTGTAAGAAGCTTGCCCCTGAATATGAAAAGCTTGGCTCAAGCTTTAAGAAGGCTAAATCTGTTGTGATTGGAAAG GTCGACTGCGATGAACACAAGAGTTTATGCAGCAAGTATGGGGTTTCAGGATACCCAACAATTCAGTGGTTTCCCAAAGGTTCCCTTGAACCAAAAAA ATATGAAGGCCCACGAACTGCAGAAGCACTTGTTGAGTTTGTGAATACTGAAGGAG GAACAAATGTGAAGTTGGCGACTGTTCCCTCCAATGTAGTTGTTTTAACTTCGGAGACATTTGACCAAATCGTCCTTGATGAAACGAAAGATGTTCTTGTGGAATTCTATGCACCATG GTGTGGTCACTGCAAGCATCTTGCTCCT ACTTATGAGAAGGTAGCCAATGCATATAAATTGGAAGAGGAAGTTATCATAGCTAACTTGGATGCTGACAAATACAAGGATTTAGCAGAAAA ATACGGAGTAAGTGGTTATCCTACATTGAAGTTTTTCCCTAAAAGCAACAAAGGTGGTGAAGACTATGAGGGTGGCCGCGATTTAGATGACTTTGTTAAATTTCTGAATGAGAAGTGTGGCACCAGTCGTGATGCGAATGGCCAACTTACTTCACAG GCTGGCATTGTAGCAAGCTTAGATGCTTTGGTGAAGGAATTTGCGACTGCTTCAAATGATGCACGAAAAGCGATTCTATCTCAGATGGAAGAGGAGGTTGGAAAACTAACAGGTTCTTCTGCAAG GTATGGCAAGACTTACTTGAAGGCTGCAAAAAGCTGTATCGAAAAAGGTTCTGACTATGCTAAGAAGGAAATCGAGAGGCTGCAACGCATGTTGGaaaag TCAATTAGTGCTTCCAAGGCGGACGAGTTCATCATTAAGAAGAACATCCTGTCCACTTTTGCAGCTTAA